One window of Egibacteraceae bacterium genomic DNA carries:
- a CDS encoding HNH endonuclease, with protein sequence MDWEERARLAVFDHLAALVERHGEVLPRQALQEGVAFEGRQIRLLGPQGIFKPSQFKLPLSITTAPPVPGKEPPYPDRAEGDRLRYAYRGTDPQHRDNAGLRWAMQKSTPLVYFLGVVPGQYLATWPVHVVADDSAALTFTVSLDATTAGADAVLAGEDPARGYTVQPVRQRLHQRVFRERVLAAYRSACAMCRLRHTELLDAAHILDDTDERSTTAVSNGIALCKLHHAAFDHQIVGVRPDGLTVEVRSDILAEIDGPMLRYGLQELEGHRLDVPRQQLLQPDPAFLAERYARFRAAG encoded by the coding sequence ATGGACTGGGAGGAGCGGGCACGCCTGGCGGTGTTCGATCACCTGGCCGCACTCGTTGAGCGCCACGGCGAGGTTCTTCCTCGCCAGGCGCTGCAGGAAGGGGTTGCTTTCGAGGGTCGGCAGATCCGTCTGCTCGGACCGCAGGGCATCTTCAAGCCAAGCCAGTTCAAGCTGCCGCTGTCCATCACGACCGCGCCGCCTGTGCCAGGCAAGGAGCCACCCTACCCCGACCGCGCCGAGGGGGACAGGTTGCGCTACGCCTACCGCGGCACCGATCCTCAGCATCGGGACAACGCAGGGCTCCGCTGGGCCATGCAGAAGAGCACTCCGCTGGTGTACTTCCTCGGGGTGGTGCCGGGGCAGTACCTGGCAACCTGGCCGGTACACGTCGTCGCTGACGACTCGGCGGCCTTGACGTTCACCGTCTCACTGGACGCCACGACCGCCGGCGCCGACGCCGTCCTAGCGGGGGAGGACCCGGCCCGCGGCTACACGGTCCAACCGGTGCGCCAGCGACTGCACCAGCGGGTCTTCCGCGAACGCGTCCTCGCCGCCTACCGGAGCGCTTGTGCGATGTGCCGGCTACGTCACACTGAACTGCTTGACGCTGCGCACATCCTCGACGACACCGACGAGCGCAGCACGACCGCCGTATCCAACGGCATTGCGCTGTGCAAGTTGCACCACGCGGCGTTCGATCACCAGATCGTCGGCGTCCGGCCCGACGGTTTGACCGTTGAGGTCCGCAGCGACATCCTCGCCGAGATCGACGGCCCCATGCTGCGGTACGGGCTGCAGGAACTCGAAGGGCATCGCCTCGACGTGCCGCGCCAGCAGCTGCTGCAGCCCGACCCGGCCTTCCTCGCGGAACGCTACGCCCGTTTCCGCGCTGCTGGATGA
- a CDS encoding GAF domain-containing SpoIIE family protein phosphatase: MAAVPALPPQERERLEAVRRYAVLDTPPDGAFDRLAALAARFFDVPIATVSIVDHDRIWFKAAHGLDVGQIDRDPGLCASAILQQDPYILTDAARDPRSMDNPLVRGALRVRFYAAAPIRTHDGHNLGTINVIGGQPREVTEAEIATLQDLADIAVDELELRLTARRTVALERARRARGEYLVDLLQTWLLPQRIPPIPGLEVATHYAPASSELQIGGDFYDVFDLDDGRFALALGDVCGKGPHAAAATGELRHMLRALARVETRPSKVLARLNEILVREGLKAHGQDGLSERFCTVCFASVDTTTTPIQVVIANAGHPLSLLRRADGRVEQRGRAGDLVGPFADFEAGEETTRLEARDMLLLYTDGAVEQRGQSIEVGERALRRALEAAPATSAHAALAHVRHAVEEAHEVLDDDVALVLARAVAR, encoded by the coding sequence GCGTTCGATCGTCTTGCAGCGCTGGCGGCGCGCTTCTTCGACGTGCCGATTGCCACGGTCTCGATCGTCGACCACGACCGCATCTGGTTCAAGGCGGCTCACGGCCTCGACGTGGGGCAGATCGACCGCGACCCCGGCCTGTGCGCCTCGGCGATCCTGCAGCAGGATCCCTACATCCTGACCGACGCCGCCCGTGATCCCCGCTCGATGGACAACCCGTTGGTGCGCGGCGCGCTGCGGGTGCGGTTCTACGCCGCGGCCCCGATCAGAACCCACGACGGTCACAACCTCGGCACGATCAACGTGATCGGGGGTCAGCCCCGCGAGGTCACCGAGGCCGAGATCGCCACCCTGCAAGACCTCGCCGACATCGCCGTCGACGAGCTGGAGCTGCGCTTGACCGCTCGCCGCACGGTGGCGCTCGAGCGCGCCCGCCGCGCCAGAGGCGAGTACCTCGTCGACCTCCTCCAGACCTGGCTACTGCCACAGCGCATCCCCCCTATCCCGGGCCTGGAGGTGGCCACCCATTACGCACCGGCATCCTCCGAGCTGCAGATCGGGGGAGACTTCTATGACGTCTTCGACCTCGACGACGGTCGGTTCGCCCTGGCTCTGGGCGACGTGTGCGGCAAGGGCCCTCACGCCGCGGCCGCGACCGGGGAGCTCCGACACATGCTGCGGGCGTTGGCGCGCGTCGAAACCCGCCCGAGCAAGGTCCTTGCCCGCCTCAACGAGATTCTGGTCCGAGAGGGACTCAAGGCCCACGGCCAAGACGGTTTGTCCGAGCGGTTCTGCACCGTGTGCTTTGCCTCCGTGGACACCACCACCACGCCCATCCAGGTGGTCATCGCCAATGCGGGCCACCCGCTGTCACTTCTGCGCCGCGCCGACGGCCGGGTGGAGCAGCGGGGCAGAGCTGGGGACCTCGTCGGCCCGTTCGCCGACTTCGAAGCCGGCGAGGAAACCACGCGCCTCGAGGCCCGCGACATGCTGCTGCTGTATACCGACGGAGCAGTCGAGCAGCGCGGTCAGTCCATCGAGGTCGGCGAACGGGCACTGCGCCGCGCCCTGGAGGCCGCACCAGCGACCAGCGCACACGCCGCCCTCGCGCACGTTCGCCACGCGGTCGAGGAAGCGCATGAGGTGTTGGACGACGACGTCGCGCTGGTGCTTGCCCGCGCCGTTGCCCGCTGA